In one Brevibacillus composti genomic region, the following are encoded:
- a CDS encoding RluA family pseudouridine synthase: protein MIRMEKQGEWLVGTIPDEADDMPVGTLLREQWKWPKKLVHLLFQQKEVWLDESPVPQHRKVKSGQAIRAKVCTPEPHGVEPSGATLDVLYEDDHLLIANKPAGVLLHPTEKHHRGTLDHLVAGHFQRTGVQARVRHVHRLDLETSGAVMYAKHSLASALLDEALRQRHIKRHYVAYVQGTLSKDSGTIAEPIGKDRNHPSRRRVTPNGDPAITHFRVTERYAGATRLECQLETGRTHQIRVHLSYLGHPLLGDTLYGGKAGLIQRQALHAFALRFTHPFGGEMLDVLASIPPELMQLEEKLRQSPIRR, encoded by the coding sequence ATGATACGCATGGAGAAGCAAGGAGAATGGCTGGTCGGCACCATCCCGGACGAGGCCGACGATATGCCGGTGGGCACGCTGCTCCGGGAGCAGTGGAAATGGCCCAAAAAACTGGTGCATTTGCTGTTTCAGCAAAAAGAGGTGTGGCTGGATGAAAGCCCGGTCCCGCAGCATCGCAAAGTGAAAAGCGGGCAGGCGATCCGGGCAAAAGTATGCACCCCCGAACCGCACGGGGTCGAACCGTCCGGGGCAACCCTCGATGTCCTCTATGAAGACGATCATCTGCTGATCGCAAACAAGCCCGCCGGCGTGCTTCTGCATCCCACGGAAAAGCATCACCGCGGGACGCTGGATCACCTCGTAGCGGGGCATTTTCAGCGGACGGGCGTCCAGGCGAGGGTACGCCATGTGCACCGGCTCGATCTGGAGACGTCAGGGGCCGTGATGTATGCGAAGCATTCGCTGGCCTCCGCTCTGTTGGACGAAGCCCTGCGACAGAGGCACATCAAGCGGCATTACGTGGCTTACGTGCAGGGAACCCTGTCAAAGGACAGCGGAACCATCGCGGAACCGATCGGCAAGGACCGCAATCATCCGAGCCGCCGGCGCGTGACGCCGAATGGCGATCCGGCGATTACCCATTTTCGCGTAACGGAGCGATACGCGGGTGCGACCCGGCTGGAATGCCAGCTGGAGACCGGGCGCACACACCAGATTCGCGTCCATCTCAGCTATCTCGGCCACCCGCTGCTGGGCGATACCCTCTACGGCGGGAAAGCGGGATTGATCCAGAGACAGGCGCTGCACGCGTTTGCCCTGCGCTTTACCCATCCGTTCGGCGGGGAGATGCTCGACGTGCTGGCTTCCATCCCGCCCGAGCTGATGCAGCTCGAAGAGAAGCTGCGTCAATCGCCAATCCGGCGGTAG
- a CDS encoding YheC/YheD family endospore coat-associated protein — translation MKRPIIGILTWREGKRFAEPAYFRKLIRAGEELGCTLFLFSPPDVLAGGSRVRGFIPTSGGWQARMFPRPDAVIDRYRYSPGEAFKRYVAFRKSSDFLYANNRLANKWRVHEVLYSDSRMHPWLPETVLYSRANLHKMLTRHATIYVKPVNGTGGRNILSVEKRANGYHLLGRDRQRARVSLVFKQLESVQSRVKKWATKDKYIVQQGLHLDLVPDRAVDMRLLIQKDGAGRWSITGAGMRVGGAMSATSNLHGGGKAVSAETFLQRRFGEARAQEIMQDCERLAYQTMDTLEGHFGRMMEMGLDIGIDIHGRPWLIEVNPKPGREIFREMGAMRKYKEAIQKPVQYALYLARTESGKKATG, via the coding sequence ATGAAACGACCCATCATCGGCATTTTAACCTGGCGGGAAGGCAAGCGATTCGCTGAGCCTGCCTATTTTCGCAAGCTGATTCGAGCCGGAGAAGAGCTGGGCTGCACGCTCTTTTTGTTCTCCCCGCCCGATGTCTTGGCCGGCGGGAGTCGCGTTCGCGGCTTCATTCCCACCTCAGGCGGCTGGCAAGCGCGGATGTTTCCACGGCCGGACGCCGTGATCGACCGCTACCGCTATTCGCCCGGCGAGGCATTCAAGCGGTACGTGGCCTTTCGCAAGTCCAGCGACTTCCTCTATGCCAACAACCGCCTGGCGAACAAGTGGAGGGTGCATGAGGTGCTGTACAGCGACAGCCGGATGCACCCGTGGCTGCCGGAAACCGTCCTGTACAGCCGGGCCAATTTGCACAAGATGCTGACTCGTCACGCCACCATCTACGTCAAGCCTGTCAACGGGACGGGCGGGCGCAACATCCTGTCCGTGGAAAAGCGCGCCAATGGCTATCATCTCTTGGGACGAGACCGTCAGCGGGCGCGGGTCTCCCTCGTCTTCAAGCAGCTGGAATCCGTCCAGAGCAGGGTGAAAAAATGGGCGACAAAGGACAAGTACATCGTGCAGCAAGGACTTCATCTGGACCTCGTTCCTGATCGGGCTGTCGACATGCGCCTCCTCATTCAAAAGGACGGGGCCGGACGCTGGAGCATCACGGGTGCGGGCATGCGCGTCGGCGGGGCGATGAGCGCCACCTCCAACCTGCATGGAGGGGGAAAGGCCGTTTCGGCAGAGACCTTTTTGCAGCGGCGCTTCGGGGAAGCGAGAGCACAGGAAATCATGCAAGACTGTGAACGTTTGGCCTATCAGACGATGGATACGCTGGAGGGCCACTTTGGCCGGATGATGGAGATGGGATTGGACATCGGCATCGACATTCACGGCCGGCCCTGGCTGATCGAAGTGAACCCCAAACCGGGACGGGAGATCTTCCGAGAGATGGGGGCCATGCGCAAGTACAAGGAAGCGATCCAGAAGCCCGTCCAGTACGCGCTCTATCTGGCACGGACGGAGTCGGGAAAAAAAGCGACGGGGTAA
- a CDS encoding amidase family protein, translating into MDHYTEASIRTLQLAMRTGKITSRELTIAYLERIMQHDKQGAGLNAIIEINPQALQIAEALDRERQIRGERGPLHGIPVLLKDNIATADQMHTSAGSLALAHAYASRDAFLVQRLRSAGAVILGKTNMTEWANFMSHEMPNGYSSRGGQVRNPYGPGLFDAGGSSSGSGAAAAAGFAAGAIGTETSGSILNPSANHALVGIKPTVGLISRSGVIPIAISQDTPGPMARTVEDAAILLGAMTGIDEEDPATAASEGHFFSDYTPFLDRRGLQGTRVGIVRSFQGEQMNADQLSLFQTALRVLEELGAVLVDDVRIPSESEPTDSAVLYYEFKTGVNAYLSRLPSAFPLRTLADVIAWNKAHADVALRYSQDILEQSQETSGTLTEPTYLLSRLRDLRWSRTEGLDAVLEQHQLDCLLYPHDFGYGIAAKAGYPSITVPAGFESSGKPFGIMFTGRAFSEPSLIRIGHAYEQASLLRKPPQL; encoded by the coding sequence TTGGATCACTACACGGAAGCGAGCATTCGCACATTGCAGTTGGCGATGCGAACAGGAAAAATCACCAGCCGGGAGCTTACGATTGCTTACCTGGAGCGCATCATGCAGCACGATAAGCAAGGAGCCGGGCTCAATGCCATCATCGAGATCAATCCGCAGGCTCTGCAAATTGCCGAGGCTTTGGACCGGGAGCGGCAAATCCGCGGGGAGCGCGGGCCGCTGCACGGCATTCCTGTCTTGCTCAAGGACAACATCGCCACAGCGGACCAAATGCACACCTCCGCTGGCTCTCTGGCACTCGCTCATGCCTATGCCAGCCGTGACGCTTTCCTGGTGCAGCGACTGCGGAGTGCGGGTGCGGTCATCCTGGGCAAAACGAATATGACGGAATGGGCGAACTTCATGTCGCATGAGATGCCCAACGGCTACAGCTCGCGCGGCGGCCAAGTGCGCAATCCCTACGGACCGGGTCTCTTTGACGCGGGTGGCTCCAGCTCCGGTTCGGGAGCCGCCGCTGCCGCCGGATTTGCCGCGGGCGCCATCGGCACGGAAACCTCCGGCTCGATCCTGAACCCCTCTGCCAACCACGCGCTGGTAGGAATCAAGCCAACAGTGGGACTGATCAGCCGCTCCGGCGTCATCCCGATCGCCATCAGCCAGGATACGCCGGGTCCGATGGCCCGTACCGTCGAAGATGCAGCGATCCTGCTCGGCGCGATGACCGGGATCGACGAGGAAGATCCAGCTACTGCGGCCAGTGAGGGACATTTTTTCAGCGACTATACCCCGTTTCTGGATAGGCGCGGGCTCCAGGGGACGAGAGTGGGCATCGTCCGCAGCTTTCAGGGGGAGCAGATGAATGCCGATCAGCTTTCCTTGTTCCAAACGGCCCTGCGCGTCCTGGAGGAGCTCGGTGCGGTCCTGGTGGACGATGTCCGGATCCCCTCCGAATCGGAGCCGACCGATTCAGCCGTTCTCTACTACGAGTTTAAAACAGGGGTAAATGCCTATCTCTCCCGTCTTCCTTCCGCTTTCCCACTGCGCACCTTGGCCGATGTCATCGCCTGGAACAAAGCGCATGCGGATGTGGCGCTCCGCTATAGCCAGGATATCCTGGAGCAGTCGCAAGAGACCAGCGGCACCCTGACGGAGCCTACGTATCTACTCAGCAGGCTGCGCGATCTCAGATGGTCCCGGACGGAAGGACTGGACGCCGTCCTGGAGCAGCACCAGCTGGACTGTCTGCTCTATCCCCATGATTTTGGCTACGGGATCGCGGCAAAAGCCGGGTATCCCTCCATCACGGTACCCGCCGGCTTTGAATCGTCGGGAAAGCCGTTTGGGATTATGTTCACGGGAAGAGCCTTCAGCGAGCCGTCGCTGATTCGCATCGGGCATGCCTATGAACAGGCGAGCTTGCTGCGCAAGCCGCCGCAGCTGTAG
- the trhO gene encoding oxygen-dependent tRNA uridine(34) hydroxylase TrhO, whose product MQVQKPYRILLYYKYVHLDNYEEYAAEHLQFCKELGLKGRIIVAPEGLNGTVSGTVEQTDAYMEFVRKDPRFADIWFKIDEADGHAFKKMFVRAKKELVTWRLEDDFHPTELTGKYLQPKEFYEMLQRDDVVVIDGRNDYEYDLGHFRGAIRPGVESSREFPEWIRENLSQFKDKKVLTYCTGGIRCEKLTGILLKEGFQDVYQLHGGIVTYGKDPEVKGRLWDGKCYVFDERISVKINHTEEDVVISKCYYCGKPEDRYLNCANPFCNKQHFCCPECEVKYKRSCSDECREHPRNRYVEGEASQLQTAVANK is encoded by the coding sequence TTGCAAGTACAAAAACCGTATCGTATTCTGCTTTACTACAAGTATGTCCACCTCGACAATTACGAGGAGTATGCTGCTGAACATCTGCAGTTCTGCAAGGAACTCGGTCTGAAAGGACGAATTATCGTCGCTCCGGAGGGGCTGAACGGCACCGTCTCCGGTACGGTGGAACAGACCGATGCTTACATGGAGTTCGTACGCAAAGACCCGCGTTTTGCGGATATCTGGTTTAAAATAGATGAGGCAGACGGACATGCCTTTAAAAAAATGTTCGTTCGCGCGAAAAAAGAACTGGTTACCTGGCGCCTGGAGGATGATTTCCATCCGACGGAACTGACTGGCAAATACCTGCAACCCAAAGAGTTTTATGAAATGCTGCAACGCGATGATGTCGTCGTGATCGACGGCCGCAACGACTATGAATACGATCTGGGTCACTTCCGCGGAGCGATTCGCCCGGGTGTCGAGTCCTCCCGAGAATTCCCCGAGTGGATTCGCGAAAACCTGAGCCAGTTTAAGGACAAAAAGGTCCTCACCTACTGCACCGGCGGCATCCGCTGCGAAAAATTGACCGGCATCCTGCTGAAGGAAGGCTTCCAGGATGTGTATCAGCTGCACGGCGGCATCGTGACCTACGGAAAAGACCCGGAAGTAAAAGGACGACTGTGGGATGGCAAGTGCTACGTCTTTGACGAACGGATTTCGGTGAAGATCAACCATACGGAGGAAGACGTCGTCATCAGTAAATGTTACTATTGCGGCAAGCCGGAAGACCGCTATCTCAACTGCGCCAATCCCTTCTGCAACAAGCAGCACTTCTGCTGCCCGGAATGCGAGGTAAAATACAAGCGCTCATGCTCCGACGAATGCCGCGAGCACCCGCGCAACCGCTATGTAGAGGGAGAAGCATCCCAACTGCAAACGGCCGTGGCGAACAAGTAA
- a CDS encoding TenA family transcriptional regulator, translating into MTTPYDQIKQRARALFTRAKVEQHPLFQAMKNRKVSPGQAKEAALQTYHVVEHFPRFLAAILTAIPDYRLRMPLVENLFEEHGRMNTALVHVETYKKFLYGLGVTEEERLHSKPCVGVIAYNRAIMDLCLHHPYPEGLAALGVIEEIVARVSPLVGAYASAEYGDHADLAHFTDHETLDITHADEIYEVTARLYEGENKALIERGMELGMYYHTRLYTDILQHVEDMAVSSAP; encoded by the coding sequence ATGACAACGCCTTACGACCAAATCAAGCAGCGCGCCCGCGCGCTTTTTACGCGGGCCAAGGTAGAGCAGCACCCGCTTTTTCAAGCGATGAAAAACAGAAAGGTGTCGCCGGGGCAAGCCAAGGAAGCCGCTCTTCAGACGTATCATGTCGTCGAGCACTTTCCGCGCTTTTTGGCGGCGATCCTGACCGCCATCCCCGACTACCGGCTGCGGATGCCGCTGGTGGAAAATTTGTTTGAGGAGCACGGGCGCATGAATACCGCGCTGGTTCACGTGGAGACCTACAAGAAGTTCCTGTACGGACTGGGCGTCACGGAGGAGGAGCGGCTGCATAGCAAGCCGTGCGTCGGTGTGATCGCCTACAACCGGGCCATCATGGACCTCTGCCTGCACCATCCCTACCCGGAGGGGCTGGCAGCGCTCGGCGTGATCGAGGAAATCGTCGCCCGCGTCTCCCCCTTGGTCGGGGCCTACGCATCGGCCGAATACGGGGACCATGCCGATCTCGCTCATTTTACCGACCATGAAACGCTGGATATCACCCATGCGGACGAAATCTACGAAGTGACCGCTCGCCTCTATGAAGGAGAGAACAAGGCGCTGATCGAGCGAGGAATGGAGCTCGGCATGTACTACCACACCCGCCTCTATACAGACATCCTGCAGCATGTGGAAGATATGGCCGTCTCTTCGGCCCCTTAA
- a CDS encoding DUF3419 family protein translates to MTAIYFAQIREDSRVELALSERFSPRRIAAIGSGGCTAFSLLCDDVDIIYAIDQNPAQAALIECKKAALAVLTREEYLAFLGETKGADRLETYARLRVELPPYARSFWDEHPGLIAQGLNHCGATERFYRFIGDNLRHNVYGDEVWQELLSCRTVEEQIAFSRRYLQSETWRTAVRILLSKTTHLQFFPAFMFAQAGEQDFGLFFESMFQRELQARPLAGNYFFTQLLYAAYAWEHPDGAPAYLTEEGYAAARRNLHKLAVLPVALQDAEPELQAIDAFYLSNVFDWATAPQRDAIARTLLQTKAPEAVLLYRNMLASPALPALLQDRFTLDESLSQEMTALERSMMYRQLTVGRLA, encoded by the coding sequence ATGACCGCCATTTACTTTGCCCAAATCCGCGAAGACAGCCGGGTCGAGCTCGCCCTGTCGGAGCGTTTTTCCCCGCGCCGCATCGCCGCCATCGGATCTGGCGGCTGCACAGCCTTTTCTCTGCTCTGCGATGACGTGGATATAATCTACGCCATCGACCAGAATCCAGCCCAAGCGGCGCTGATCGAATGCAAAAAGGCCGCGCTTGCGGTACTCACCCGCGAAGAGTACCTCGCCTTTCTCGGTGAAACCAAAGGGGCGGATCGGCTGGAAACGTACGCCCGGCTGCGAGTGGAGCTGCCTCCGTACGCGCGCTCCTTTTGGGACGAGCACCCCGGACTGATCGCTCAAGGCTTGAATCATTGCGGTGCCACCGAGCGCTTTTACCGCTTTATCGGGGATAATCTTCGCCATAACGTCTACGGGGATGAGGTCTGGCAGGAGCTTTTGTCTTGCCGGACCGTCGAGGAGCAGATTGCCTTTTCCCGGCGGTATCTGCAAAGCGAAACCTGGCGCACAGCCGTGAGAATTCTGCTGAGCAAAACGACGCATTTGCAATTCTTTCCGGCGTTCATGTTCGCTCAGGCCGGCGAGCAGGATTTCGGTTTGTTTTTTGAGTCGATGTTTCAGCGGGAACTGCAGGCGCGCCCGTTGGCGGGCAATTACTTTTTTACCCAACTCTTGTACGCTGCGTACGCCTGGGAGCATCCGGACGGGGCACCGGCCTACCTGACGGAAGAGGGGTATGCAGCTGCGAGGCGGAATCTGCACAAACTGGCGGTTCTGCCTGTCGCCCTGCAGGACGCCGAACCCGAGCTGCAGGCGATTGATGCCTTCTACCTGTCCAATGTATTTGACTGGGCAACGGCTCCGCAGCGCGATGCGATCGCACGCACGCTCCTGCAGACGAAAGCCCCGGAAGCGGTCCTGCTCTATCGGAACATGCTGGCTTCTCCCGCGCTCCCCGCGCTCCTGCAGGACCGGTTCACATTGGATGAATCACTTTCACAGGAGATGACCGCGCTGGAGCGCTCCATGATGTACCGTCAGCTTACGGTCGGGCGTTTGGCATGA
- a CDS encoding ribonucleoside-diphosphate reductase subunit alpha: MNAVSTIQILKRNGEPEELRIDKLKKVIGYACKDFPACDPLELEMDACIQFRDGMTTKEIQRIVMQTAVEKTSVDTPDWQYVAARLLAYDLYKDAAINRGYRGHFGYGDFTALVHTLTEQGLYGTYLTETYSDEELAQLQAYIKPERDELFNYAGLRLLADRYLIKNYDKGVMELPQERFMIIAMHLAMKEQDRLKHAKDFYDVLSKLEITVATPTLANAGTPYHQLSSCFIDTVDDSLTGIMNTAGATSMVSKYGGGVGIYLGKVRSRGSSIRGHKGASGGIVPWTRLYNQIAISVDQLGTRAGAFAIYLDVWHADILDFLLLKTNNGDDRMKAHDIFPGVCIPDLFMERVKERGSWYLFDPHEVREVMGFSLEDSYGEEFERRYELCVQEEKLTIKTEIPAIEIMKRIMASAFETGTPFLFFRDTVNRANPNKHKGMIYSSNLCTEIMQNMSPTVFISEELEDGEVVHRYRPGDFVVCNLSSLNLGRVHSAADIARIVPIQMRMLDNVIDLNYYPVKQAEVTNQKYRAVGLGTSGYHQYLAQNGIKWESEEHVETADKLYEEIAYHAIKASMELAKEKGSYPLFAGSEWETGEYFERRGYSDERWMTLMAEVAESGMRNAWTFAVAPTGTTSLIAGSTASTDPVYAKYFVEEKRSGNIPQTAPNLNEKTFFFYKEAHRIDQQWSIRAAGARQRHIDQAQSFNLYITPHISAPDFLNLYIQAWENGLKTIYYVRNQSVEVEDCVSCSA; encoded by the coding sequence ATGAACGCTGTAAGCACGATTCAGATTCTGAAACGAAACGGAGAGCCGGAAGAGCTGCGGATCGACAAACTGAAAAAGGTGATCGGGTATGCCTGCAAGGATTTTCCGGCATGTGACCCGCTTGAGCTGGAGATGGATGCCTGCATCCAGTTCCGCGACGGCATGACGACGAAAGAAATCCAGCGCATCGTCATGCAGACGGCTGTGGAAAAAACGAGTGTGGACACACCTGATTGGCAGTACGTGGCGGCCCGGCTGCTTGCATATGATCTGTACAAAGACGCCGCCATCAATCGCGGCTATCGCGGGCACTTCGGTTATGGTGATTTTACCGCGCTCGTCCATACATTGACGGAACAAGGCTTGTACGGCACGTATTTGACGGAGACATACAGCGACGAAGAGCTTGCGCAGCTGCAGGCGTACATCAAACCGGAGAGGGACGAGCTGTTCAACTACGCAGGGCTTCGGCTGCTGGCGGACCGCTACCTGATCAAGAACTATGACAAAGGCGTGATGGAGCTGCCCCAAGAGCGGTTCATGATCATTGCGATGCATTTGGCGATGAAAGAACAGGACAGACTCAAGCATGCCAAGGATTTCTACGACGTGCTCTCCAAGCTGGAGATTACGGTGGCTACTCCGACACTGGCGAATGCGGGCACACCTTATCATCAGCTCTCCTCCTGCTTTATCGATACCGTGGACGACTCGCTGACGGGCATCATGAATACGGCAGGTGCGACTTCGATGGTCTCCAAATACGGCGGCGGCGTCGGAATCTACCTGGGCAAGGTTCGCAGCCGCGGCTCTTCCATTCGCGGCCACAAGGGCGCTTCCGGCGGCATCGTTCCCTGGACCAGGCTGTATAACCAGATTGCGATCAGCGTCGACCAGTTGGGTACCCGGGCGGGAGCTTTTGCCATCTACCTGGATGTCTGGCACGCGGACATTCTCGACTTCCTCCTGCTCAAGACGAATAACGGGGACGACCGGATGAAGGCGCATGACATCTTCCCGGGCGTATGCATACCGGATCTGTTCATGGAGCGGGTGAAGGAGCGGGGCAGCTGGTATCTCTTTGATCCGCATGAAGTGCGCGAGGTGATGGGCTTCTCCCTGGAGGACTCCTATGGCGAGGAATTTGAGCGCCGCTATGAGCTTTGCGTACAGGAGGAAAAGTTGACGATCAAGACGGAGATTCCGGCGATTGAGATCATGAAGCGAATCATGGCCAGCGCGTTTGAGACCGGCACACCGTTTCTCTTCTTCCGCGATACCGTTAACCGCGCCAATCCGAACAAGCACAAAGGCATGATCTACTCTTCCAATCTCTGCACGGAAATCATGCAAAACATGAGTCCCACCGTGTTCATCAGCGAAGAACTGGAGGACGGGGAAGTCGTCCATCGCTACAGACCAGGCGACTTCGTCGTATGCAACCTCTCCTCGCTGAACCTGGGACGCGTCCATTCCGCTGCGGATATCGCCCGGATCGTACCGATTCAGATGAGAATGCTGGACAATGTGATCGATCTGAATTACTATCCGGTAAAGCAGGCCGAAGTGACGAATCAGAAATACCGCGCTGTCGGTCTCGGCACGAGCGGTTACCATCAATACCTCGCGCAGAACGGAATCAAGTGGGAGAGCGAGGAGCATGTGGAAACAGCGGACAAGCTGTATGAGGAGATCGCCTACCATGCGATCAAAGCCTCGATGGAACTGGCCAAGGAAAAGGGAAGCTACCCGCTGTTTGCAGGCAGCGAGTGGGAGACGGGCGAGTATTTCGAGCGGCGCGGCTACTCGGACGAGCGCTGGATGACGCTGATGGCGGAGGTGGCGGAAAGCGGCATGCGCAATGCCTGGACCTTTGCTGTCGCTCCTACGGGGACGACCAGTCTGATCGCCGGCTCTACCGCATCGACCGACCCGGTCTACGCGAAGTATTTCGTCGAGGAAAAACGAAGCGGCAATATCCCGCAAACGGCCCCCAACCTGAATGAAAAGACATTCTTTTTCTACAAGGAAGCGCATCGGATTGATCAGCAGTGGTCCATCCGGGCAGCGGGAGCCAGACAGCGGCATATCGACCAGGCCCAATCGTTTAACTTGTACATCACCCCGCATATTTCTGCCCCCGATTTTCTCAACCTGTACATTCAGGCTTGGGAAAACGGGTTGAAAACCATCTACTACGTGCGGAATCAATCCGTAGAGGTGGAAGATTGCGTCAGCTGCTCGGCGTAA
- a CDS encoding ribonucleotide-diphosphate reductase subunit beta: MRLEKNRLFNEEGQRGTQRLIGGNTTNLREWNRIKYPWAAKLYRTMLNNFWIPEEVPLANDAKQFDSLSPAERRAFDKTISFLNFLDSLQSVNLPNISDYVTAPEVCSLLNIQTFQEEIHAQSYSYVLDSVCSPQTRDNIYDEWRNDEHLLERNKFIADLYQQFVDNPNDVNFVKTVIANYLLESLYFYSGFSFFYTLARQGKMTGTATMIKYIQRDELTHVVLFQNMFRELRAENPDVFTPALLEEIRGMFHTAATHEIRWGQYVTNNEILGINNDILERYIKYLANQRLKGLDLEILYPDHTEHPMKWVDSFANLNQTKTDFFEQKVTNYTKSSGLNLGDL, from the coding sequence GTGCGACTGGAAAAAAACCGTTTATTCAATGAAGAGGGACAGCGCGGCACACAGCGTCTGATCGGAGGCAACACGACCAATCTGAGAGAGTGGAACCGGATCAAATACCCATGGGCGGCGAAACTATACCGGACGATGCTGAACAACTTCTGGATTCCGGAAGAAGTGCCGCTGGCCAATGACGCCAAGCAGTTTGATTCGCTTTCTCCTGCGGAACGGCGGGCATTTGACAAGACGATCTCGTTTCTCAACTTTCTGGACTCACTGCAATCAGTCAATTTGCCCAATATCTCCGACTACGTGACCGCCCCGGAGGTATGCTCGCTTTTGAACATCCAGACCTTCCAGGAGGAGATCCACGCGCAGTCGTACAGCTACGTGCTGGATTCGGTCTGCTCGCCGCAGACTCGCGACAACATCTACGACGAGTGGCGCAATGACGAGCATTTGCTGGAGCGAAACAAATTTATCGCCGACCTGTACCAACAGTTTGTAGACAATCCCAATGACGTCAACTTCGTCAAGACCGTGATTGCCAACTACCTGCTGGAGTCGCTCTATTTCTACTCGGGCTTCTCGTTCTTCTACACACTCGCACGCCAAGGGAAAATGACAGGGACGGCGACGATGATCAAGTACATCCAGCGGGACGAGCTGACACATGTGGTGCTGTTCCAGAATATGTTCCGCGAGCTGCGTGCGGAAAATCCGGATGTGTTCACCCCGGCGCTGCTGGAGGAGATTCGCGGGATGTTCCATACGGCGGCCACCCATGAGATCCGTTGGGGACAGTATGTGACCAACAACGAAATTCTCGGCATCAACAACGACATTTTGGAGCGGTATATCAAATACCTGGCAAATCAGCGCTTGAAAGGGCTGGACCTGGAGATCCTCTACCCCGATCACACCGAACATCCGATGAAGTGGGTGGACAGCTTCGCCAATCTGAACCAGACCAAGACGGACTTCTTTGAGCAAAAAGTGACCAACTATACGAAATCCAGCGGACTGAACCTGGGTGATTTGTAA
- the dut gene encoding dUTP diphosphatase: MTTNNTTTKRPTAAVKIKRLHPDAVIPQYARAFDAGFDLVAVEDVLILPGETAKIPTGLAFALPDGYELQVRPRSGISAKSKLRISNSPGTVDAGYRGEVCVLMDNIRQAAGETGTICLDVSDKPVESAQPVDRHAYLIRKGDRIAQGVLAIVPIADFEEVDELDETERGAGGFGSSGVQ; encoded by the coding sequence ATGACGACGAACAACACGACAACCAAACGGCCGACAGCAGCGGTGAAAATCAAACGCCTCCATCCGGACGCGGTCATCCCCCAATACGCCCGCGCTTTTGATGCGGGATTTGATCTGGTCGCGGTGGAGGATGTGCTGATCCTCCCGGGGGAGACGGCAAAAATTCCGACGGGCCTTGCATTTGCCCTGCCTGACGGCTACGAGCTGCAAGTGCGCCCGCGCTCGGGCATCAGTGCCAAATCCAAGCTGCGGATCAGCAATTCGCCCGGCACCGTAGACGCAGGCTACCGTGGAGAAGTATGCGTGCTGATGGATAATATCCGCCAAGCTGCCGGGGAGACGGGAACGATCTGCCTGGATGTAAGCGACAAGCCGGTTGAGTCGGCGCAGCCCGTGGACCGGCATGCTTATCTCATTCGCAAGGGCGATCGGATCGCCCAAGGCGTGCTGGCGATCGTCCCCATCGCCGACTTTGAAGAGGTGGATGAATTGGACGAAACGGAGCGCGGCGCAGGCGGCTTTGGCAGCAGCGGCGTGCAGTAA
- a CDS encoding DUF3846 domain-containing protein, translated as MVITVLVKRPHEEAYPLEIRGTDEINELVGGEYELLSDDRLEGISLLVNEELRGVEANNFPITTDGYRDWVYGTCVFVKSDGTSLSESDRDAIRAYLAAQL; from the coding sequence ATGGTGATTACGGTACTGGTCAAACGGCCGCATGAAGAGGCGTACCCTCTGGAGATACGCGGGACGGACGAGATCAACGAACTGGTCGGCGGAGAGTATGAGCTTTTGTCCGATGACCGGCTGGAGGGCATCTCGCTATTGGTAAACGAGGAGCTGCGCGGCGTGGAAGCGAACAACTTCCCTATCACGACGGACGGCTACCGCGATTGGGTGTACGGCACCTGTGTCTTTGTCAAATCTGACGGCACCTCCCTGAGCGAATCGGATAGGGATGCGATTCGCGCATATCTTGCCGCGCAGCTTTAA